GTTATTCTTAGTGCCAACTCACTAGATAAGTGCAAAAACAAAAGAATAATCTCCCAAAGCCCTTATATCACTCACGCACTTGATTTTTTCGGTATGAAAGAGTGTATAGTGGGTGCAAGTATATATGATGAGCAGGTAGATCCCTATCTGCCAAGAACCGGCAAAGTGTTTGTACCTGACAAAGATGCTATAGCAAAACTAAAACCTGATTTTATATTCACATCTGACTGGACTAAAAAAAGCGTAATGGCAGACATTACGTCAAAAGGTGCAAAAACATTTATGCTTCACGGATTTCAATCTATGGAGCAGGTTGAGAACAATCTATATGTAATTGGCAATGTTTTAAAGATCAAAGAGTTTCAAAACAAAGTTAAAAACTTCTCAAAAGAGTGGAGAGATTTAGCACGCAGTATTAAGCATAAAAACAAAAAAGTGCTTCTTATGTCGGCTTGTTCACACGATCCTTATTCATACGGTACAAATACATACCTTGGAGATATGTTTTCAGAGGCTGGGTTTGACGTGGTTGATAAAAGCAA
This Sulfurimonas sp. DNA region includes the following protein-coding sequences:
- a CDS encoding ABC transporter substrate-binding protein; its protein translation is MIIKTITKLTLLLTISFVILSANSLDKCKNKRIISQSPYITHALDFFGMKECIVGASIYDEQVDPYLPRTGKVFVPDKDAIAKLKPDFIFTSDWTKKSVMADITSKGAKTFMLHGFQSMEQVENNLYVIGNVLKIKEFQNKVKNFSKEWRDLARSIKHKNKKVLLMSACSHDPYSYGTNTYLGDMFSEAGFDVVDKSNKVKIFHISKDKNELDEFIKEFKPDFIFGFVPYTQANVCSVLETNKKLPIIYLNGDKFLHPAPTLLDGLKELKSKENEY